The Arachis ipaensis cultivar K30076 chromosome B07, Araip1.1, whole genome shotgun sequence genomic interval atcatttaacaatttttaattaacaattttacataaaaataactgcatatgaatttttataaaaaaaaaatccttattTTCATACCATAAATTCATTATTGTGTTATATTACACACTAACTATTGTTAAAAAATTTCTTCATATATCCAACACCCAATGTTACAAAGCGtatgtattaaaaaaaaatccatcacataatatatatatacgaAAAAATAATCATTGttcatttatatatatttaaatatattattttatatattttcaatgtatatttcgtattttaatataattatactAATGTAATTTGATTTATCTACCTCTTAAGNNNNNNNNNNNNNNNNNNNNNNNNNNNNNNNNNNNNNNNNNNNNNNNNNNNNNNNNNNNNNNNNNNNNNAGCTAAGAAGATAAGATTTTATTGTTAAtgttatacatatatttatgaTCACTAGGCATAAGGAATTGGAGTGTATAAGGAGGGACGATTATATAGTTAGAAATATTTGGGTGGTCAAAGAAAACCGCTATATAGTTTGTTGTGTCTCTCTTTTCCCTCAAACATAGCCAAGCCACATTCAACAAATTACATTCACATCACACATCACACATCACATCACATCCTGCgttttcttcctcttcaacaacgTAACTTTCACCAAGTAAGTAAATTCTCTCTTTTTGCATTACAATAATAACTTGTACGATTTCATTCtcaatactaatgatcatgcatGTCATTTCTTTCTTGAGTTTGAGATAGGCAAAGATCTATTCTATTccaataataacaatgcatatattCATTGTTGAATTAGGTTAAATAATGACACATAATACATTGAGATCAATTTATGTTAAGTGTATGGTTTTAAATTGCGGATCACATAACATCATCACATGATTTTAACTTCATTATTGTTTTTGAAGATCATATATAATCATGGATTTGCTTATTATTATTACACCCTAAATTTTGTGATGTATGATGTTAGGGGGATCAAGGTCTAAATGCATTCATGTCTTCCACTCCAAAACATCTCCGAAATATCTCTACATCATCAATGAGAGATATCAATAATGAATTCCATAACTGTAACTCTCCAAGAACTCCAGGTTTTATTCGCCAACGAAAGCATTCACACTCAAACGAGGTTAGTAATTTGTTCAATTATATTCGCAATTAAGGACATTGAGTAAGCAGACGAGTAAGCTAACTACTAGACCGATtcaatttagttatttatttgaaCATATAAATATTAGTGTACCTCGTAGGTACTAATATGTTATTTTGAATAACTatcttgggttggtcgagtggttagCTCACGTAAGTGTTTGGGGTTCAAATTTTATCTTGTACATGCAGTAATCTATTGGCCAGCGACAGACACTTagatagcgtttgttttgaggtgcTGGGACAGAGGTTGAGaaactgagactcagtatcatatTTATTGGCTCAGAGACtggtattaaaatttttgtttctgtccctaaaattttagtatttcagtatCTTCAAAAAGTGAGGACATTGGAGACCAAAATTTTTAGAGACgaaaactgaaactttaataacattttatacctaaaataccctcatttcaattaattaattccaattttactttttgtacaaattaaattagagttttatttttattttaatttttgtcttttattttGCACTAAACAgaatattgagatttatttcaGTCTGTCTCGAGTCTCTGTGCCTCAATTTCAGTCTTTTAAtctctgtctctctaccaaacgctaccttaaagaGAACTCAATTTCGCGATGAATTAGTTCTTAATCTGTCGAATTAAAAGATAACATGGACAACTAAAAAAATATGTTATTTTGAATATAGCAATatgctgattttttttttccttaaattATGTGCAGATTCCTGCAGAGATAAGCAAATTAAATGGGACTAACCATTTGCTTATCGATGACAAAGCTAAGTACAAGTCAATGTGGATACGTGCATACTCATCACTATGGATGCTTTTAAGTCTCTTACTTCTCATATACTTGGGTCATCTTTACATGTGGGCCATGGTGGTTGTTATTCAAATCTTTATGGCACATGAACTCTTCAATCTACTAAGAAAGGCTAATACTAATAATCAAGATAAACGTCTCCCTAAGTTTAAGTTCTTGAACTGGTAAGCTACATACTACTTTCATTTTCATGCTAAATAGTGTCTTAGGTTTTGATAACTCTTGGTTATCTTAATTAGGATTAGGACCACTAATTAGGATAGAACTATACAGAGATATTAAAAAATAGCAAGATGATGATATGATTTTGAATGTTGTAGGCATTTTTTCTTCACAGCAATGCTATACGTATATGGGCGTATTCTGAGTCAGCAACTTGTGAATACAGTTTCATCAGATAAATTCCTATATAGACTTGTCAGCAACGTCATCAAGTATCAGATGGTTATATGTTACTTCCTATATATTGCAGGTTAGTTATTTAAATTAGTTGCTTAATTATTACAaagtttaattataattatatcagAGTAATTGGTTTCATTTATATATAATCTCAGGTTTTGTATGGTTTATTCTTTCACTAAGGAAGAGATATTACAAGTACCAATTTGGTCAATATGCATGGATTCATATGATACTCATTGTTGTGTTTGCCCAATCTGCATTCACTGTAGCCAATATATTTGAAGGCATATTCTGGTAATATGTAATACATTTTCATCCATTACCTTAAAATATTATATCATTATTAAGATTAAGATTAAGAAgaaactaactaacatgttaaaTTTTGTTATGAAGGTTTCTTTTCCCTGCAGGGCTAATTGCAATGAATGATGTTGCTGCATATTTCTTTGGTTTCTTTTTTGGGAGGACACCTCTTATAAAGCTTTCTCCAAAGAAAACATGGGAAGGTTTCATTGGAGCTTCTGTTGCCACCATGATTGCTGCATTTGCGGTAACCATCAATCACTTGTTTGGCGAGAGAGACAGatattgaaaaagataaaaatacatctgttttgatataaaatttgtctaTTTTTCTATTCGTCTGAAATCTAAGAATacgaaaatagaaaaagaaataacttTTTTAGTAGTTACTTCCATGAAGACATCTTCATGTGAAGATATTATGGACTATTAGATAGTTTGACATGTTTGACTGAACCATCTAACGGTTCGTAATATCATGAGTGGTGGCCAACTTTTTTTTCCTAAGAACAAAACATGTTAAAAAATGACAAAAAGACATAACTGATTTAACTGTTAATATTTGCTGCAGTTTGCTAACTTCTTGGGTCGCTTCCATTGGCTAACATGTCCAAGGAAGGTAACAATCTTTCATTGGattaaactaattaattaatatatgaatTTGACCAAAGGACTTGTGATGTTCCTAACTATGGTATCATTTTTGGTGGAATCAATCAATTCAGGACTTATCAACTGGTTGGCTTAAGTGTGACCCTGATCCAATATTTAAGCCAGAGTACATTCCTTTACCAACATTAATTGCTCAAtgggtaattcataataataattcttgagttttagaaattttattataataatcaTAATCTTATAATTaggctctttttctttttaaataattttgcAACATGTTTTTAGCTTCCTTGGAAAGAGATAGCAGTTTTGCCAGTACAGTGGCATGCCTTGTGGATGGGACTATTTGCCTCCATTATAGCACCATTTGGAGGATTTTTTGCAAGTGGTTTCAAAAGGGCTTTCAAAATCAAGgtctttctttgctctttaatttaatttggagTAAATTAGATGATATTACATATGACCAATTATTTTTCAGTCAATATCAGCCAACCTTTTCAAAATTATccttttattctaaattttaaactctaaatCTGAACTCTAAAACCTAAATTCTCAAAATAGtgagcattaaaaaaaattacaataaaaaaaataattaatgttagttaattaaaatttgattCCCTATATTTATTCTGATGTAAAATACTATCTCAGTGTCCCTTAATATCTTTCTATGAATACAGGACTTTGGAGACAGTATACCTGGACATGGTGGAGTCACTGACAGAATGGATTGTCAGGTATATATGAATCTATAAATATTAATAGGTATACAGTAATCTAAGCAGACAATAATTTAATTCAGGGAATAGTGTCACTATAGTATTACAGTAATTAACTTGCTGTTCAAGATATTCATATGCAATAATCCAAAAAATTATATTGTTTTTACACTGTGTTAGCATGCATCCCTTTTCAGATGGTAATGGCTGTTTTTGTCTACATCTACTATCAATCATTCATTGCTCCCCATGACTATTCAGTTGAGATGGTTTTAGGCCAGGTCAGCATTCTTTTTCTCTAAGAAATTTATTTAGTAATTTTCCATTAAGTTGAAATCAGATAACTCTAGTTCCTTCTAACAATATTTAGATGTTCTCAGAGAATACAAATATAACCACTTAACTTTATTTAATCTAAAACTTATATGCAAT includes:
- the LOC107609520 gene encoding phosphatidate cytidylyltransferase 1, which gives rise to MSSTPKHLRNISTSSMRDINNEFHNCNSPRTPGFIRQRKHSHSNEIPAEISKLNGTNHLLIDDKAKYKSMWIRAYSSLWMLLSLLLLIYLGHLYMWAMVVVIQIFMAHELFNLLRKANTNNQDKRLPKFKFLNWHFFFTAMLYVYGRILSQQLVNTVSSDKFLYRLVSNVIKYQMVICYFLYIAGFVWFILSLRKRYYKYQFGQYAWIHMILIVVFAQSAFTVANIFEGIFWFLFPAGLIAMNDVAAYFFGFFFGRTPLIKLSPKKTWEGFIGASVATMIAAFAFANFLGRFHWLTCPRKDLSTGWLKCDPDPIFKPEYIPLPTLIAQWLPWKEIAVLPVQWHALWMGLFASIIAPFGGFFASGFKRAFKIKDFGDSIPGHGGVTDRMDCQMVMAVFVYIYYQSFIAPHDYSVEMVLGQVLRNLDMEEQHALYNKLGQVLRESRFIQD